Genomic DNA from Telopea speciosissima isolate NSW1024214 ecotype Mountain lineage chromosome 2, Tspe_v1, whole genome shotgun sequence:
GAAGCAGAGATCCTTAAAAAATTGCCCAGAACTAACCTTGATCTTCTAGATGAGTTGGTGCGAAGAGAATTTGCTACACTCCTGGTTTCTATCTCTGCTCTAGCTACTGCTCAGTTCCCTATTGCCTCATCCGAAATGCTCTCATTTCTCATTGGGAACCTTAATTCAAAGGCAAGCATTGAAACTAATGAAGCTTGCCTAGGGGCACTATACAACCTCTCCACCATGTTGGACAACATAGGACCTTTGATTTCTAATGGTGTGGTACCAACTCTAATGAGCCTGTGCTTGGAAAAAGAAGCTACCGAGAAAGTTCTAGCGATTTTGGGGAACTTGATGGTGACTGTGATGGGTAAGAAAGCCATGGAAAATGATCCTATGGTGCCACAGAGCTTTATTGAGATTATGACATGGGAAGAGAAACCCAAATGTCAGGAATTAGCTGCTTACATTTTGATGATCTTAGCATATCAAAGCTCAGCACAAAGGGAGAAGATGAGACAGTTAGGAATTGTTCCTGTTCTTCTTGAAGTGGCTTTGTTGGGGAGTCCACTAGCTCAGAAGAGAGCATTGAAAATTTTGCAATGGTTCAAAGATGAAAGGCAAACAAAAATAGGAGCCCATTCTGGGCCCCAAACAGGAAGGATCATTGTTAGTTCCCTGATAAATCAAAGGGAGAGCAGGGAAGGGAATAAATTGATGATGAAGAGTATGGTGAAACAAAGTCTAGACCAGAATATGGAATTGATTACAAGGAGAGCAAATTCTGCTACTGATTCTTCGAATCTCAAGTCTTTGGATATTTGCTCGAGTTCTAAGAGCTTACCTTATTAAAGAAGACAACCATACCTTGTCAATTTTCATGTATGATGGCTGTAAATTATGTGAAGAAAGAAGACTACTAAATTCCCAAATCTTGTCCCAGTAGGCCATCGTGGAaggaaaactgaaaattaaTGCAGCATTGCAGAGCTTGCAATGCATGAAGTTTTCCATATCCTAGTAATTGTaaagcttttttttcttgtaagttCATATAATAATTTTGATTTCAGAGTTATTTCTCTACTACATTACATGATCAGATCTGTTAAATCTAGGTTCATATGTATACTTTCCTACTATAGTTTCTTTATAGAACCCCATTAGTGACCACTCAGGTTGCAAGCAGAATTTTGATTATAATGCTTCAAGAGAAGAGTATCTTCAACTATTTCAAAGTTCCAGACGACAAAGTACCATACATAACTATttcacacaccccccccccctcctgcCATCTCCCAAATCGTCTAAAATGAACTGGACTGAGCCCACCTTTCCAGGTAACTAGGGGCACACAACCAACCATCACCACCGCCTCGCTTCTGTCTCCTCCATACAATCTCCCCACCAGTAGACTCATCCTCACGCCTCTCCCAACTTTGATCCCGCTTCCCTTAGCCCATCACCGCCCTCCCCTTGCCAACCTTCTCATCAGATGGTCACACATCTTAGGTCAAGCATCACTTAGCCTATCACCAAACTCAATCTCCTAGCTAACATCCTCCCCCCCCAACAAAGCCCTCATCTCTACTATGCTTGCCCATGAGGTTGAACCTACCTCCTTCACCGTTGcaaataaaaatcccaaatggCGACAGGGTATGAGCGAGGACATGGCACTTTGTACCTTATCATCACTCTATGAACCTTGTTGTGTCCAAATGGCCGCGTATATCCATCAAGTACCCCTTTGATGGGACCACTGAATGCTATAAAGTTCGTTTGCCGGCAAAGGGCTTTCAACAGCAAGAAAGGACTGACTACTTTGATACATTCAGTCCTGTAGTCAAGCCCACCACCATTCAAACCGTCTTATCCATCGCAATGTCCTCTGGATGGGTCATGCGCTAGCTTGATGTTCAAAATCCATTTCTACATGGCTCTCTCCAAGAACAAGTGTTTGTGAAAGTCACAAGGCTTTGTTGATCTTCAGTATCCTCATCATGTTTGTGCTCTAGAAAAAGGCACTCTACGGCCTCAAACAGGCCCCTTACACATGGCATCTGTTAGATCACATACACCAAGATCCAAATAAACcagggtttggatcatacctgaatgtgtacAGATGCGTAGCGAAAGAagccaagcttatggttacgagCACGCCAACAAAGCTTCACGATCTCTACAGGTTTCTCCTTAGAGaaatccacaccacaaatccctgggCAGCAGGGATGggaaacccaaaacaaaaaacacaggacttgaagagagggagagagtatGTTTTCTATCAACTGCACTAGGGTTTTAGGCTATCTTACATATATAAAGCCAAAAACCCTAGACTGCCCCTTTTAGATCCCACTGGGATTCTAACAGAGAGGGGAGGAGAGGagttggtcacttaagtgaccgccTCCTTCTCCCTTGTGCGGGTTCGGCCGGTCTGTCCCTTGTGGCTGGTCTGGACCGGCCCGTGGCCCATATCAttttacatctcccacttgCCCACATAGGGCGCATAAGTTTAAGTATGCCTTCAAGTTTCTTTCAGCATCACTGCCTAGGAACTTTTCATCGCTCATTTGACTTCACTGCCTCGCAGGCTGACCACTCCCTATTCATGTGCAAAAAGGGACCTGCTCTATGTTGACAACACAATTCTTACATGCAGTCAACCCAACGCCATTAAGCTTAGACTTAAGTCTCTTGCCACAAAATTTCCAATAAAAAGATTTGAACAATCTTCATTATTTCCTTGGCATCAAGGCTACACACAATTCTCAAGGGCTTTATCTTACCCAAAGCAAATACACACTTGATCTACTATGCACGGTTTACATGGATGTTGCATAACCAATTTCTACTTCAAGCACCACTAATGCTCTGTCTCGGTTTCAAGGGAACCCCTTCCTGGATGTCACTCTTGGTTGACGGTTGGGGCATTACAATATCTTACCTTAGCAAGATCAGACATTGCCTATGCTGTTAATTGGGTTTTCGAATTCATACTCTCCCACACTTGATCACTGGGCAGCCATCAAATGAATCTTATAATACCTAAAAGATTCAATACATGCACCTTGGTTTGTACCTCAAGCCCTCTCCAAATATTCACCTATATGCTTATACAGATATTGATTGGGTGGCTGCTCTGATGACCGCCGCTCCACAAGTGGGCACTATGTTTTTCTCGAGCCCTATCTAATTTCCTGGAGCTCGAAGAAACAATAAACCATGACCCGCTAATCCactgaatctgaatacaaggGTATTGCAAGTTGTAGTAGAGCTATAATGGCTCCAACAACTACTCAGGGACCTTGCCGTTTCATGTCACTCCCCAATCATCTACTGTGACAAAATTGGTGTCACCTATCTTACGGCTAACACATTAGTAGCTTTGATTAGCTAATTGATGTCATGACCAAAGGGCTACCTGCACTATATTTTTGTTTACTGCGAGACAAGTTCACTGTGCGTATAACGAATATGTCCTCAACTCAATGGGTCAAACCATGTCTACTCCAAGCACCACTAATGCTCTGTCTCCGTTTTTGTTATGGAGAAAACACACTTGAATTTAGATTTTATTGCCTTTTATTACATTTTATTTGCCAATCCTTACCTTAAAATTTGTAGGTGAATCACATTAGTCCTCATAAAACAATTCCAAGTCTAAGAAGATATATGTTGAGATCAATACACgtttcccctcccctccccccccccctaaaaaagaagaagaagaaaaccctattATTTTCCTTGCATGGTCAAAGAATTTTTGGAATTGTGTcttgtttttcaaaatttgtggAGGTTTGGGACAAACATTGAGTCAGGTTAGTGTAAGAAAATTTATAGTAATTGTAAGCGGAAATGAATTAGAGAAGGATGGAGAACATAACCCTACGTGTGTATGAGTTCTCCGGTGACGGCGATATTGCTACGATGACGAATGCAACAAGATCTTTTGGCAACTTTCACTCTTCTAGACAATAAAAGTTTCAATGGTATTCTTTTGTATATGAACATGGAGTCAGGACCTGTAATGTATATATAATACTATCTTTAACTCCCACCATTAAGGCTCTTGGTGCAGGAAttaaaggaaagaaggaaaatttttaaCCAAGAAAAACTCCCACCTTGGATGATAAACTACTCAAATTTTTTactatatataataaatatacattttacatataatatttattttacattttaagccaaagggaattggatgcaaatcaaagtggaatttaataccaaatatggaatgatttggagttattgatattgtcacatggtgtcacatgggataatgattataaaaattctttttttaaatatgaaaattttccttccattTCCTTTAATGTCCCTTGCAACCAAAAGGAGCCTAAGGAGTTATGAGAGTCACAATTCCCATAGGTACATGAAAACCACTTATGCTTATGTGGTAATATAATGTCACATCATCTTACATTTTCCCACTTCCCCTATGTTGCCATAACATTGTAAGTCTAGACTCGGTGTATGGTCATATTGAATTTAACTTCTTAAGAAGTTTTGTACATTCAAAATGAAAAGTTTAAACCCACGAATCATGGCAATACATGTCCATACAAGGAACACTTTCTTCCACGTTTTCAAGACTAATCTTTATATGGTGAGTTTAAACTTAGGACGTCCGAGAGTACGGTTTATCCCACCTCATTACCAACCACGGATCcaagggaaaattatcctctcaggttccctgtccgatacagtttcctagtgcctctaataagaggggggtggaccctaTCCGAGCCGTGTGTTTGAGTAAGGGATaagatagtcatttctgcccctcCTATGAAAGGAATCGTACGAACTATACCGGacaggaacctgagaggataaagatccccttGTGTTACCCTAGATGCTTTAGAAATAAGAAGTGCACAAATTGGGATACATCAGGTGATGGGCCTTGACTTAATGATATGggtattttttatgaaaactttAGGCCCATTGACTGAAGTTCCGATATTGGCATATGTACTGGCGTACAGCGAAACTTGCCCTACTACGCAGAAGTATCTCATTGGAATTCACACACAAGCGGTTCCGTCTTTTTAAGTCGGCGGCAATTACTAGCCTCCATATATACCAATACAGAAGTGTTTCtgtcgattttagggtttttagggttagggttttccataTCTTTTAGGTAGTCGCCGAAAATTCTTCCCCTTCACAACCCTATCATTGAATCCATGGATCCTGCTACCAAGAAGAGGAAGGCCGACGAGAATGGCGACGCTGCTTTAGGTTCGAAGTTAACATCAGAGGACACTCGCAAGATTATCGAACCCTTCACTCAAGAGCAATTTCTCGATATCCTACAAGATGCCGCCGCCTGTCACTTAGACGTTCTCGATGCCATCCGTGCCATTGCCGATCGCGATCCAGCGCAGCGCAAGCTGTTCATCCGCGGTCTCGGTTGGGACACAACCACCGAAGGCCTGCGCACTCTGTTCTCACAATACGGTGATCTTGAAGAAGCCGTGGTCATCCTCGACAAGGCTACAGGGAAGAGCAAAGGTTATGGCTTTGTCACTTTCAAGCACATCGACGGTGCTATGCTCGCCTTGAAGGAGCCCAGTAAGAAGATCGACGGTCGGATGACTGTCACTCAGCTCGCCGCCCCAGGGACTTCGGGCCCCACTGCAAATCAGCCACCGGCGGTTGATGTGTCAATGCGTAAGATTTATGTTGGGAATGTTCCTCCAGATATGCCTGCGGATCGCTTGCTTGCTCACTTCTCGTCTTATGGTGAGATAGAGGAGGGACCATTAGGGTTCGATAAGCAGACCGGAAAGTCAAGAGGGTTTGCCTTATTCGTCTACAAAACTGCTGAGGCCGCAAAggcttctcttgttgatgccaCCAAGAACATTGATGGGCATCAGTTGCTCTGCAAATTGGCGATTGAAGGAAAGAAGGCGAAGCCTGGCCAACCTGGAGTAGCTGTTGCAGGAGTTCAACCCCCCACTGGTGTCCCCGGAGAAATTGCCGGCGATGGACTTGGCTTGCCACCACCGTCTTCCATGCCGAGCACTCTTTCTTCTCATTACGGTGGTCATCCTTCTGGGTTGTCTGCCTATGGCGGTTTCTCCGGTGCTCATCAGGGCCAACCACCATTGGGTGGCCATCACCACCATAATCTGAACTCGCCATTGCAGTCGTCTATTGGTGCTCCTGGCCTGTCTGTTGGGACTCAGGTTCCATCTTCGTTAGGTGCCACAGGTGGCTATGGTGCAGGCTTGAGTGGTGGTCCATACGGCGCTTCACAGTATGGTGGACCTACTTCCGGTGGTTATGGTGGTTTGGGTGGTAGCGGATCGTCTTTATATCGTTTGCCGCCAACTTCGGTTGGAATGCCTTCTGGGAATTATCCAGACAGTGGGCACTATGGTTTGACATCTGCGTATCCAAGCCAGCATAACCTGCCTACAGGGACATCGCCGGTGCCTAGGGTACCACCTGGTGGGTTGTATCAGAGCATGCCTCCTTATTACTGAGGTATTCTTTTTTTTAGTCTATTTTTATTCCTCCAATATATTTCTCCTTTGTTTTCTGTTGCAATTTATTTTTGTGTGGTTCTGTTGTGATTTTGTCTCTTCGTTTCTTTGTgtagtttttgttgttttgttttgtttcgaAAGCAAATTTTGTGTCTACTTATACTGCATGAATGGAGGTTGTTATCAGTTTTTTTGACATAGTTTGTATTCTTTGTGATGTTTCTTCTAAGATTTACTAAACGGTAAAAAAGGTGACAGTGGTGAAGAAGGCCATCAAGCAAGGTTCTACTATCTAAGAACACTGTAGTATTCTTCAAGATTATAACTCAGTCTACAACTCAGTGTAGGAATCTCTGATCCAAACCCTTGATATTCGTCAGCTCCCATATTTAGCAAATGTGG
This window encodes:
- the LOC122649933 gene encoding UBP1-associated protein 2C-like is translated as MDPATKKRKADENGDAALGSKLTSEDTRKIIEPFTQEQFLDILQDAAACHLDVLDAIRAIADRDPAQRKLFIRGLGWDTTTEGLRTLFSQYGDLEEAVVILDKATGKSKGYGFVTFKHIDGAMLALKEPSKKIDGRMTVTQLAAPGTSGPTANQPPAVDVSMRKIYVGNVPPDMPADRLLAHFSSYGEIEEGPLGFDKQTGKSRGFALFVYKTAEAAKASLVDATKNIDGHQLLCKLAIEGKKAKPGQPGVAVAGVQPPTGVPGEIAGDGLGLPPPSSMPSTLSSHYGGHPSGLSAYGGFSGAHQGQPPLGGHHHHNLNSPLQSSIGAPGLSVGTQVPSSLGATGGYGAGLSGGPYGASQYGGPTSGGYGGLGGSGSSLYRLPPTSVGMPSGNYPDSGHYGLTSAYPSQHNLPTGTSPVPRVPPGGLYQSMPPYY
- the LOC122651443 gene encoding U-box domain-containing protein 7-like, encoding MSDSTPRFYSYSTQLRFFTRIRRFIQLKTAGKCTKSSDRFDMSRADEEEEKKEEQEIMVSEGGCRTEEDLIVLQRSVKQLHFGSLEDKDVAAIEIKRLAAEDLKTRKSLAALGVIPSLVSMLESDVSARRLLAIQALIELANGSHTNKALMVEAEILKKLPRTNLDLLDELVRREFATLLVSISALATAQFPIASSEMLSFLIGNLNSKASIETNEACLGALYNLSTMLDNIGPLISNGVVPTLMSLCLEKEATEKVLAILGNLMVTVMGKKAMENDPMVPQSFIEIMTWEEKPKCQELAAYILMILAYQSSAQREKMRQLGIVPVLLEVALLGSPLAQKRALKILQWFKDERQTKIGAHSGPQTGRIIVSSLINQRESREGNKLMMKSMVKQSLDQNMELITRRANSATDSSNLKSLDICSSSKSLPY